In uncultured Desulfuromonas sp., the genomic stretch AACAACTGACTACGGTCGAGGAGGTGCTGAAGACCACGCCGGGCATCGATGTTGTGGCCAACGGTGGTCTGGGAACCCAGTCATCGGTGTTCATTCGCGGCGCGGATTCGAAAAACACCCTGATTCTGGTCGACGGGGTGATGTTTAATGACCCCTCCGGTTCCAATCGCGGTGCCGATCTCGCCCATTTGACCACGGACAATATTGAGCGGATCGAAATCGTCCGCGGCCCCATGAGCGTGCTCTACGGCAGTAATGCCACCGCCGGTGTCATCAACATTATCACCAAGCGCGGCAGCGGTACGCCGCACGCCGCCCTCAGCGCGGAAGCCGGGTCTTACGGCACTTGGAAATTGTCCGGCAACGGCTCCGGCGCCGTCGGCAAGGCCCATTACAGCCTCGGCGTCTCGCGGCTGGAGTCGGACGGCTTCTCCATTGCCGACGATGACAACAGCCATATTCCCCATGACGGCAATACCTCCGAAGATGACGGCTATGAAAACACCACGGTTTCGGGAAAATTCGGTGTGGAGATCAGCGAGGATTTTGAAATTGTCGCCACCTTGCGCTATCTCGATGCCGAGGTGGACCTTGACGCCTGGGGCCCCGGCTATACCGGCGACCGCTTCGGCGGCTGGCCGGACTATGCCCCCCAGCCCAACGGCAAAACAGACTACCATAATGAAACCGAGGAATATCTCGGCCGTCTGGATATCAAAAACCGCTTTTTCAACGACGCCCTCACCTCGGACCTCTACGTGCAAGGCTCCCGCCACGAACGCGACGGTTATGACAATGACGGCGCGCAATCTTATGATTACGTCGGCGAATCCCGGGAAATCGGCTGGCAGGGCAGTTACCGGGTCAATGCCGCCAACACCCTGACGGTGGGCGGGGCGCTGTTTCGCGAGGAGATGGAAAGCGATTCGTCCGGCATCTCCAAAAAGGACGCCGACACCACGAGTTTCTGGGCCCAAGAGCAGCTGCGTCTCGGCAGCTCGTTTGAGCTGGTGGCCGGGGTGCGTTATGACGACCATGATCGTTTCGGCGACAAAACCACCTATCGCCTGGCACCGTCCTATGTCACTGATTTCGGTCTGGTGCTCAAAGCCAGCTACGGCACCGGCTTTCGCGCCCCTTCGTTGTATGAGCTGTACTCTTCCTACGGCAGCGAAGACCTGGATGCCGAAGAGAGCGAAGGCTGGGATGTCGGCTTCGAGCAGGAATTCGCTTCCGCCAACCTGCTGGTGGGCGTGACCTACTTTGAGCAGACCTTTGAGGACCGCATCGATTTCGACATGGCCACCTGGCACTACAGCCAACTGCCCGGCGACACCGAAACGCGCGGGGTGGAAACCTTTGTCCAGTGGCGTCCCGTTGATGCGGTTCTGCTGCGGCTCAACTACACCTATAACGATACTCAGGACCCCGACGGTGCACGTCTGACCCGGCGGGCACTCAACAAGGTCAACCTGACGGCGTCCTACACCCAGGGGCCGTTCGGGGTGAATCTCGACTGCCGCTGGGTCGGTGAGCGGGATGCCATCTCTTCGGCCGCCGACGAAAACGGCAACAGCGTCAGTACGCTGGACGCCTATACGGTCGTCAACCTGGCCGCACGCTACGACATCACGGAAAATCTGTGCCTGTTCGGTCGCGTCGACAACCTGTTTGACGAATTCTACGAAGAAGCCTGGAGCTATGCCACGCCCGGTCTTTCCGGTTATGCCGGGGTCAAGGTGACCTTCTAACAGGCTGTGCACAGCAGGCGCGGCCCCGGACCGTCGCGGTCCGGGGCCGCGGTTGTTGAGGGAGTACCCGCTGATGACGAACAAACACGTTTTACCGACACTTCTGCTCACGGCGCTGTTGCTGTTATCTGCCGCGCCCGGCCATGCCGCCTCGGTGTGGACCGATGCTTTCGGCCGTGACATTACGTTTTCCCAGGCGCCGCAACGGGTGGTGTCGTTGGTGCCGACGGTGACGGAAATGCTGCTGCGCCTTGGTGTTGATGAACCGCTGCTGGCCGTAACCTATCACAGCCACATGCCGCCCGAAGTTGCCGGCAAGTCGCGCATCGGCGGTTTTTTTGCGCCGGACCTGGCGCGGGTCGCCGCCCTCGAACCGCAGGTGGTGTTTTACTCAGCGATCCAGAAAGAGGTGCCGGACTACTTTGCCGACAGCGCAACCGTGCTGATCGAGGTGGATACCCGTTCCATTGACGGGGCGTTTGCGAGTCTGCTCAAACTCGGTGAGCTGTTCAACTGCCGCGACCGTGCTGAGCAACTGCTCGCGATGAACCGTGACCAGTTGCAGCTGATCGCCGCGAAAGTGGCGAAAATTCCCTTGGAACGGCGCAAAAAAGTGATGCGATTGATGGGGCGGGACCGGATCATGACGCCGGGAGCCGATTCCTTCCAGAATGAGCTGATCCGCGCCGCCGGCGGCATTCCGCCGGATTTTACCGCCCAAGGTGCCATTGTCCCGGTTTCACTGGAGCAGTGGCGTCACTTCAACCCGCAAGTGATCTATGGCTGCGGTGACGACAACAGCGCTGTGGCGCCGATTCTTGCCGAGGACGGTTGGCGGGATGTCACTGCGGTTCGGGACGGCAATATCTTCCATTATGCCTGTGACCTGACCTGTCGGGCCGGGACCAATATCGGCTATTTTGTTGCGTGGCTGGCCGCTGATATCTATCAGGACGAATTTTCTCAGCCGGAAAATGTGGTCGAGCCGGACGCGATTGTCACCGAGCGCCGCCTGGACGTGCCGTTGACGTATGTCAAACAGGCCCGCGTGGTTCATAGTCGCATCGATGATTTTGTTCATAAGACCCTGCGTGTCGATTTGAAACAGCCGATGACGGTGGTATCGACACTCGAAGGGCAGCGGCAGGGGATTTCGGTGGTCGGCAACAGTTACTCCCCTCCGCCAACCTGGAGAATGCTGCACCATAAAGGGCTGGCCGCCGGGCGGGCGGAGGTTCTCCGTTCTCTGGGCCTGGCACAAGAGGAGAGCAGTCTGCTGTTTACCGGGGCCGATATGGACAACCTGGCCATCGTCCAGACCCGTTATCGGCAGATGGAGGTGTTTGCCCTGGTGACCGCCGGTGTTCGAAGCAACGCGGTGCGCATGTCGCAAGACGTTGGCGCATTTTATGAGCCGGGGACCATCAACATGCTGCTGCTCAGTAATGTGCGTTTATCCCCCCGCGCCATGACCCGGGCGATCATTTCCGCAACCGAAGCTAAAACCGCCGCGTTGCAAGACCTTGATATTCGCAGCGCCTATTCCGGCGACCGGCACCAGGCGACCGGGACGGGAACCGATAATATCATTGTTGTCGAGGGCGAAGGCGTTGCCGTTGATAATGCCGGTGGCCACTCCAAATTGGGAGAGCTTATCGGCAAGGCGGTTTATCAAGGGGTCAGGGAGGCGGTGTATCGGCAGAACGGGATCGTGGGTGAGCGGAATATTTTTGCGCGACTCAAGGATCGCGGCTATTCCGTGCGCGGTCTGGTTGATGCCCGGTCTTTTCGCGACCAGAAGCAGTTCAGTTGGGTGATCGCCGAGCTGGAATCGCTGCTGCTCAACGAACGGTACGCCGGGTTTGTTGCTTCGGCCCTGGCCCTCAGTGATCAGTACGAGAGCGGTCTGGTGACCGATCTTGATGCCTTCGACAGTTGGTGCGCCCAGCTTGCCGGTGACATTGCCGCCAAAGACCAGGTCGATATCTCGGCAGGGTACACGAGCGACAGCCTGCCGCCGGTGATCAGGCACGCGTTTGACGCGATTTTGAGCGGTCTGATGGCGCGGGAGTCCCTGTAATGCGGGTGGTTCTTTTTCTGTTCCTGCTGCTGAGCGCCGCGTCGGCACATGCGGGAAAACTTGCTCTGCTGGTGATTGACGGCGACAGCACGGTGGCCTATCAGGGCGTTGCCGACCTTGATCTCGCCGGCGCCCACCAGGTGCGCTCCCTGACCCTGCCGGAACTGACGCAGCAGCCGGATGCCGCTGCTTTTGTGGCGGCGGCCGATGTGGTGCTTGTGGATGTCATGAGCCCGGAGCTGAGCGCTTACATGGTGGACCACGACCTGATCAAAGGGAAGACGGTCTACGCGCTGCGTGGTTCTCGTGACGATGACCGTCTCAGGCAGCAGGGCTTTGTTTTTGACGAAGCGATCAGCGGATATTTCGCTGACCTGTCACGCCGGAATGTGACCGGCATGATCAAGCGGGCCTTGCACCAGACCATTGACCCATCCGTCGATTATCCAGAACGGGTCAGCATTCCGGCAACCGCCATTCACCATCCCGACGCCGAACAGTTGTTCGACAGCGTTGCCGCCTATAAACAGTGGTATGCCCAGCGCTACCCTGAGCGTGTGGATCGTTCCTGGGTGGCTCTGACCTTTTATATCACCACGCTGCGTGACGGACAGGTTGAGGCGGCCGATGCCCTGATCAAAAAACTCGAAGAGAGCGGTTTTAATCCGCTGCCGTGCTTTGGTCGTCCCGACCTGACGTTTCAGCGCTTTTTACATCGCAGCAATGGTCGGGCGCCCGCGGATCTGTTGCTGAGTTTTACCCTCAAATTCTGGTCGGCGCTGAATGAGGAGGTTAAACAGGCGCTCAAGAGTCTTGACATCCCGGTGTTCAACCTGGTGCGCCTTTACAGCTCCGAGCTGGATGCATGGCGCGAAAGCCCGGTCGGGATCGCCCCTCTTGAGGTCTCGTGGGCCATCGCCAACCCGGAAACGACCGGGGCCATCGAGCCTACGGTCATCAGTGCCAAGCGCAAAAAGATCCTCGAAGACGGCAATAAACCCCTCTACTACTACGATCTGGTTGACGAAAATGTCGATCACCTGCTGTTGCGGATCAACGCCTGGTCGCACTTGCAGCGCACAGCCAATCACGACAAAAAAGTCGCGTTGCTTTATTACAACCACAGCCAGGGTAAGCAGAATATCGGCGCCAGCTATCTGAATGTGTTCCGCAGTGTGGCGGCCATCATCGCGCGGATGAAAGCGGAAGGCTACCGGATCAGCGGTGACGGCACCCTCAGTGAAGAGAAGGTGCGCCGGATGATTCTGCGCAGCGGACGCAATATCGGCTCATGGGCTCCGGGAGAACTGGAGACCCTGCTGGCCGGCGGTGAGGTTGAGCTGCTACCGGTCGCCACCTACCGGCGCTGGTTTGACGCCCTTCCCGAGGCGTTTACCCGGCCGGTTGTGGAGCAGTGGGGAGAGCCGGAACAGAGCGACATCATGACCAGGGACGGCAATATTGTCCTTCCCATGGTGCGTCTCGACCATCTGGTGCTGTTGCCGGAGCCTTCGCGCGGCTGGAGCGACGACCCGATCAAGCTCTATCACGATCCGACCGTTTACCCGCACCATCAGTACATTGCCGCTTACCTGTGGTTGCAGCATCAGTTCAATGCCGATGCCATGATTCATCTGGGGACGCATGCGACCTACGAATGGTTGCCGGGAAAGCAGGCCGGACTGGCCGCTTCAGATCCTTCGGAGATCATGGTCGGCGATATTCCCAATGTCTATCCCTACATCGTCGATGATGTCGGCGAGGGGATTCAGGCCAAACGGCGTGGGCGCGGGGTGATTATCGATCATCTGACACCGGCGCTAAAGGATGTTGACCTGCATGATGACTTGAGTGCGCTTCGTTATGTGCTGAGTCGCTATGAATTGAGTGCCGGTATCGGCGGAGCAACGGCTGCCGAATATCTGCATCAGATCGATACCCTGCTGAGACAAACGGGGATCGGCGAGGCGCTGGCCATCGACAAGATGACCGCGGCAGACGTCGAAAAAATCGATCATTATCTGCACGAGGTTGATGACGGCGTTATCCCTTTCGGCATGCATACCTTCGGCACGTCCTATTCGCAGGAGGGATTGGACAGTACTCTGGAGGTGATCTGTTCCGCCCATCCGGACCTCGACCGGCAGCAACTGAAAAAAAATCTGGCCACTTCGGCGCAACGGGAAATGGACCAACTGATCAAAGCCCTTGGCGGCGGCTATATTTGCGCCGGAGAGGGCAATGATCCGCTGCGAAACCCCTATGCTCTGCCGACCGGGAAGAATTTCTACGGCTTTTCGGCCGCCCGCTTACCGAGCAAGGCCGCTTGGAAACTGGGGCGGAAGGCCGCGGACGATCTGATCGCGGAACAGCTTGCCGAAGATGGCGGTTACCCGCGCAAGGTGGCGGTTGTGCTGTGGGCGGTCGAGAGTCTTCGCAACGAAGGGGTCAACGAAAGCACCATTCTGGCCCTGCTTGGCATGGAGCCGATCTGGGACAGTAGTGGCCGGGTCACCGGCACCCGGCCTGTTCCGGGCAAACAACTGGGGAGGCCACGTATTGATGTCTTGGTCAATCCGTCCGGTTTGTATCGCGACCTGTTTCCTGAAAAACTCCTCTGGCTTGATGACGCCATTCAAAAGGCGGCCCTGCAAACCGACATCGAAAACATCCTTGCCGAGAACAATCGCAAGATCGAAGCCACCCTGCTTGAGCAGGGGCTCAGCCCTGAACAGGCTGCGGCGCAATCACGACTGCGGATATTTACCGAAAAGCCCGGCTCTTACGGCAACGGTGTTTCCGAACTCACCGGAGCATCCGGGTTCTGGGAGTCGGACCAGGAGATTGCCGGGGTGTTTCTCAACCGCAGCAGTTATGCCATCGGCAACGGCCAATGGGGCGTCCCTTCCCGACAGGTGTTGACGGAAAATCTCAAAGAGGTGGATACCGCGGTCCATTCGATCTCCTCGAACATCTACGCGACCATGGATAACGATGACATGTTCCAGTATTTGGGTGGGCTGTCCCTTGCGGTACGCACGGTTCGCGGCCAGGCACCCAAAAGCCGGGTCACCCTGCAAAAAATGCCCGGTCAGGTTGAGGTGGCACCGTTAAAGCGGGTGATCAGTCAGGAACTGCAACAGCGTTATCTGAATCCCCAGTGGATTGAAGGGATGACGCAGGAGAACTACGCCGGTGCCCATGAAATGGCCAAGTTTGTCGAATACCTGTGGGGCTGGCAGGTGACGACGCCGGATGCGGTGTCTCAGGCCTACTGGAATCAGGTCAAAGAGGTCTATGTTGACGACAAATACCGCCAGGGGTTGAAGGATTTTTTTGCCGCCCACAATCCCTGGGCCTATCAGTCGATGACGGCGCGCATGCTCGAAGCCGTGCGCAAGGGCTACTGGCAGCCGACCGAGCAG encodes the following:
- a CDS encoding TonB-dependent receptor — protein: MKKRGLLALYGVVLTGLMCLPLTAAAEQSVAMDDVVVTATRTASATTGGTSVSVITAQEIAAKQLTTVEEVLKTTPGIDVVANGGLGTQSSVFIRGADSKNTLILVDGVMFNDPSGSNRGADLAHLTTDNIERIEIVRGPMSVLYGSNATAGVINIITKRGSGTPHAALSAEAGSYGTWKLSGNGSGAVGKAHYSLGVSRLESDGFSIADDDNSHIPHDGNTSEDDGYENTTVSGKFGVEISEDFEIVATLRYLDAEVDLDAWGPGYTGDRFGGWPDYAPQPNGKTDYHNETEEYLGRLDIKNRFFNDALTSDLYVQGSRHERDGYDNDGAQSYDYVGESREIGWQGSYRVNAANTLTVGGALFREEMESDSSGISKKDADTTSFWAQEQLRLGSSFELVAGVRYDDHDRFGDKTTYRLAPSYVTDFGLVLKASYGTGFRAPSLYELYSSYGSEDLDAEESEGWDVGFEQEFASANLLVGVTYFEQTFEDRIDFDMATWHYSQLPGDTETRGVETFVQWRPVDAVLLRLNYTYNDTQDPDGARLTRRALNKVNLTASYTQGPFGVNLDCRWVGERDAISSAADENGNSVSTLDAYTVVNLAARYDITENLCLFGRVDNLFDEFYEEAWSYATPGLSGYAGVKVTF
- a CDS encoding adenosylcobinamide amidohydrolase, which translates into the protein MTNKHVLPTLLLTALLLLSAAPGHAASVWTDAFGRDITFSQAPQRVVSLVPTVTEMLLRLGVDEPLLAVTYHSHMPPEVAGKSRIGGFFAPDLARVAALEPQVVFYSAIQKEVPDYFADSATVLIEVDTRSIDGAFASLLKLGELFNCRDRAEQLLAMNRDQLQLIAAKVAKIPLERRKKVMRLMGRDRIMTPGADSFQNELIRAAGGIPPDFTAQGAIVPVSLEQWRHFNPQVIYGCGDDNSAVAPILAEDGWRDVTAVRDGNIFHYACDLTCRAGTNIGYFVAWLAADIYQDEFSQPENVVEPDAIVTERRLDVPLTYVKQARVVHSRIDDFVHKTLRVDLKQPMTVVSTLEGQRQGISVVGNSYSPPPTWRMLHHKGLAAGRAEVLRSLGLAQEESSLLFTGADMDNLAIVQTRYRQMEVFALVTAGVRSNAVRMSQDVGAFYEPGTINMLLLSNVRLSPRAMTRAIISATEAKTAALQDLDIRSAYSGDRHQATGTGTDNIIVVEGEGVAVDNAGGHSKLGELIGKAVYQGVREAVYRQNGIVGERNIFARLKDRGYSVRGLVDARSFRDQKQFSWVIAELESLLLNERYAGFVASALALSDQYESGLVTDLDAFDSWCAQLAGDIAAKDQVDISAGYTSDSLPPVIRHAFDAILSGLMARESL
- a CDS encoding cobaltochelatase subunit CobN, producing MRVVLFLFLLLSAASAHAGKLALLVIDGDSTVAYQGVADLDLAGAHQVRSLTLPELTQQPDAAAFVAAADVVLVDVMSPELSAYMVDHDLIKGKTVYALRGSRDDDRLRQQGFVFDEAISGYFADLSRRNVTGMIKRALHQTIDPSVDYPERVSIPATAIHHPDAEQLFDSVAAYKQWYAQRYPERVDRSWVALTFYITTLRDGQVEAADALIKKLEESGFNPLPCFGRPDLTFQRFLHRSNGRAPADLLLSFTLKFWSALNEEVKQALKSLDIPVFNLVRLYSSELDAWRESPVGIAPLEVSWAIANPETTGAIEPTVISAKRKKILEDGNKPLYYYDLVDENVDHLLLRINAWSHLQRTANHDKKVALLYYNHSQGKQNIGASYLNVFRSVAAIIARMKAEGYRISGDGTLSEEKVRRMILRSGRNIGSWAPGELETLLAGGEVELLPVATYRRWFDALPEAFTRPVVEQWGEPEQSDIMTRDGNIVLPMVRLDHLVLLPEPSRGWSDDPIKLYHDPTVYPHHQYIAAYLWLQHQFNADAMIHLGTHATYEWLPGKQAGLAASDPSEIMVGDIPNVYPYIVDDVGEGIQAKRRGRGVIIDHLTPALKDVDLHDDLSALRYVLSRYELSAGIGGATAAEYLHQIDTLLRQTGIGEALAIDKMTAADVEKIDHYLHEVDDGVIPFGMHTFGTSYSQEGLDSTLEVICSAHPDLDRQQLKKNLATSAQREMDQLIKALGGGYICAGEGNDPLRNPYALPTGKNFYGFSAARLPSKAAWKLGRKAADDLIAEQLAEDGGYPRKVAVVLWAVESLRNEGVNESTILALLGMEPIWDSSGRVTGTRPVPGKQLGRPRIDVLVNPSGLYRDLFPEKLLWLDDAIQKAALQTDIENILAENNRKIEATLLEQGLSPEQAAAQSRLRIFTEKPGSYGNGVSELTGASGFWESDQEIAGVFLNRSSYAIGNGQWGVPSRQVLTENLKEVDTAVHSISSNIYATMDNDDMFQYLGGLSLAVRTVRGQAPKSRVTLQKMPGQVEVAPLKRVISQELQQRYLNPQWIEGMTQENYAGAHEMAKFVEYLWGWQVTTPDAVSQAYWNQVKEVYVDDKYRQGLKDFFAAHNPWAYQSMTARMLEAVRKGYWQPTEQVQQQLAREYIDNVLRQGVACCDHTCNNPALNQMVINIASLPGVMDPRLVEQFKIAIEKMAQSSLDQQLEQRRQLQRKLQSGFEARKTTQANEQQAQQEKTQAAKSEGREEQQVTGYKMDKVSREDETTELSSSGIQWLAAFSVMVVVAVVAAAIWWRRRQY